A part of Desulfobulbaceae bacterium DB1 genomic DNA contains:
- a CDS encoding transposase translates to MKPRKIYRIEAVRKLAAKSKRTVRKHLNADALIQLMREDFQKIPDHRAGNAKISLGDALMSALAMFQLKDPSLLAFDKRRREEPENLHTIWGIADIPCDSQMRDILDPLDLSSLRAPFRSAFRQLQRGKDFEKMAFLDGHYLLSGDGTGFYSSEKVSSDYCMGKKNNNGSILYYQQMFAAAFVHPDHREVIPVFPEMITRKDGAKKNDSERNAAGRFFEEFRREHPHLKVIVVEDGLSSNGPHIRDLTRLDLRYILGAKPGDHQFLFNRMDEAVELGKATEFQYTDPDEPEKIHYFRFINQAPLNQSNQDLLVNFLEYWQVDKHGKTTKFSWVTDLPITRENVVAIMRGGRARWKIENETFNTLKNQGYNLGHNYGLGEKNLSAVFAILMMLAFLLDQIQQMSCWLFQEAWAKAESKRYLWETVRGFFHNYRVDSMETILRSIAHGFERRELKEACAT, encoded by the coding sequence ATGAAGCCGCGCAAAATTTACCGTATCGAAGCCGTCAGAAAACTGGCCGCCAAATCCAAAAGAACCGTGAGAAAACATCTTAATGCCGACGCCCTGATCCAACTGATGCGCGAGGATTTTCAGAAAATCCCCGACCATCGTGCCGGCAATGCAAAAATATCACTTGGTGATGCCTTGATGTCAGCTCTTGCCATGTTCCAGCTGAAAGATCCCTCTCTGCTTGCCTTTGACAAGCGGCGGCGCGAAGAGCCGGAAAATCTCCATACCATCTGGGGCATTGCCGATATTCCCTGCGACAGCCAGATGAGAGACATTCTCGACCCACTGGATCTCTCCTCGCTGCGTGCCCCTTTTCGCAGCGCGTTCCGGCAGCTGCAACGCGGCAAGGATTTTGAAAAGATGGCCTTTCTGGATGGCCATTACCTGCTCAGCGGTGACGGCACCGGCTTCTACTCCTCGGAGAAGGTGTCATCCGATTACTGCATGGGCAAGAAAAACAATAACGGCAGCATCCTGTATTACCAGCAGATGTTTGCCGCCGCCTTTGTGCACCCGGACCACAGGGAGGTCATTCCCGTCTTTCCGGAAATGATCACCAGAAAGGACGGAGCAAAGAAGAACGACAGCGAGCGAAATGCCGCTGGTCGATTCTTCGAAGAATTTCGCCGGGAGCATCCGCACCTGAAGGTGATCGTGGTGGAAGACGGGCTGAGCAGTAATGGCCCGCATATCCGGGACCTGACACGGCTTGATCTGCGTTACATTCTGGGCGCCAAACCGGGCGATCATCAGTTTCTCTTCAACCGCATGGACGAAGCGGTTGAGCTGGGCAAGGCGACGGAATTTCAATACACAGATCCGGATGAACCAGAAAAGATCCATTATTTCCGCTTCATCAATCAGGCACCGCTCAACCAGTCAAACCAGGATCTGCTGGTCAATTTCCTGGAATATTGGCAGGTTGATAAACATGGCAAAACCACCAAATTCAGCTGGGTAACCGATCTTCCCATCACCAGGGAAAATGTTGTTGCTATCATGCGTGGCGGCCGAGCCCGCTGGAAAATCGAAAATGAGACCTTTAATACCTTGAAAAACCAGGGTTATAATCTCGGTCACAACTATGGCCTTGGCGAAAAGAATCTCAGCGCTGTTTTCGCCATCCTGATGATGCTGGCCTTCCTGCTCGACCAGATTCAGCAGATGAGTTGCTGGCTCTTCCAGGAGGCATGGGCCAAGGCGGAATCAAAAAGATACCTGTGGGAGACTGTCCGCGGTTTTTTCCACAACTACCGGGTTGATTCCATGGAGACCATCCTGCGGTCCATAGCCCATGGATTCGAGCGGAGAGAATTGAAAGAGGCATGCGCAACGTAA